The Scatophagus argus isolate fScaArg1 chromosome 20, fScaArg1.pri, whole genome shotgun sequence genome window below encodes:
- the LOC124051793 gene encoding neuropeptide FF receptor 2-like codes for MTQNLRLNTTREDLNSFNFSRIQENPLTLHNITYVDFYLHKPSVAAVFTVSYLLIFLVCMVGNGVVCFIVLRSKNMRTVTNLFILNLAISDLLVGIFCMPTTLVDNIITGWPFGSVVCKLSGMVQGISVSASVFTLVAIAVDRFRCIVYPFKQKLTIATLKLIIVVIWVLAVSIMCPSGVMLQVTKEQSVRIVVGRNNDTRPFYWCRENWPNQEMRKIYTTVLFANIYLAPLSLIVIMYARIGFTLSKTNIPPMRGSGTASEEGLGNSKLSMEGRHTISKKKTRVIMMLLVVALLFILSWLPLWTLMMLSDYASLTEHQHRVINIYVYPLAHWLAFFNSSVNPIIYGFFNENFRRGFQAAFKFKLCTADFERQKTHSHRIRGHAVLPVQPAALTGPGSGVRSGLVENGKCSCKEGDIKEQDLIMEDLEKVSQI; via the exons ATGACCCAGAATCTACGTCTCAACACTACCAGGGAAGACCTTAACTCTTTCAATTTTTCAAGAATACAGGAAAACCCTTTGACCCTCCACAATATCACCTATGTTGATTTCTACCTCCACAAACCCTCTGTGGCTGCAGTCTTCACTGTTTCCTATCTGCTCATCTTCCTGGTGTGCATGGTGGGTAACGGAGTGGTGTGTTTCATTGTGCTACGCAGCAAAAACATGCGCACGGTCACCAACCTGTTCATTCTCAACCTGGCCATCAGTGACCTGCTGGTTGGTATCTTTTGTATGCCAACCACACTAGTGGACAACATAATTACAG GATGGCCATTTGGCAGTGTAGTGTGTAAACTAAGTGGAATGGTTCAGGGGATATCCGTGTCAGCCTCTGTGTTCACTCTAGTGGCAATAGCTGTTGACAG GTTCCGCTGCATTGTCTACCCTTTCAAGCAGAAACTGACCATTGCCACCTTAAAGCTAATCATCGTTGTCATATGGGTCTTGGCTGTGTCCATTATGTGCCCCTCGGGGGTCATGCTCCAGGTCACGAAGGAGCAGAGCGTGAGAATAGTCGTTGGCCGCAACAATGACACCCGCCCCTTCTACTGGTGCAGAGAAAACTGGCCCAATCAGGAGATGCGAAAAATCTACACCACTGTCCTCTTTGCTAACATCTACCTCGCTCCTCTCAGCCTTATCGTCATCATGTACGCCCGCATCGGCTTCACCCTCTCCAAGACCAACATTCCTCCAATGAGAGGCAGTGGAACTGCATCTGAGGAAGGGCTTGGCAACAGCAAGCTGAGCATGGAGGGCCGTCACACGATTTCAAAGAAGAAGACTCGGGTGATAATGATGCTGCTGGTTGTAGCTCTGCTCTTCATCTTATCCTGGCTTCCTCTATGGACACTGATGATGCTGAGCGACTATGCCAGCCTGACAGAGCACCAGCATCGTGTCATTAACATCTACGTGTATCCCTTAGCTCACTGGTTGGCCTTCTTCAATAGCAGCGTCAACCCCATCATCTATGGGTTCTTCAATGAGAACTTTCGCAGAGGTTTTCAGGCTGCTTTCAAGTTCAAGCTGTGCACTGCTGACTTTGAGCGCCAGAAGACCCACTCCCATCGTATTCGGGGCCACGCTGTGCTCCCAGTCCAGCCTGCTGCTCTCACTGGGCCAGGCTCAGGAGTCAGATCAGGGTTAGTGGAGAATGGGAAGTGCTCATGTAAGGAAGGAGATATCAAAGAACAGGACCTGATCATGGAGGACCTTGAGAAGGTGTCCCAGATTTAG
- the LOC124051251 gene encoding probable global transcription activator SNF2L2 isoform X3: MDEDISLKKRKSDHHEQKEAQAGQETGEKVKRKRGRPPAEKLPPNPPELTRTLSTLVDMVINYKDGLGRQISKGFVQLPSKKEVPEYYELIRKPVDFRRIRERVRNHKYRSVGDLEKDIFLLCHNAQTYNLEGSQIYEDSIVIKSVFESARQRIVTDEEQKETVSTSHSDNGGGADDQFSPSAVKPLPVQLKKGNEEERSRNAMAKRLHSDFDSDEDLEDNTTKDEG, encoded by the exons ATGGACGAGGACATCAGTCTGAAGAAACGTAAAAGTGATCATCATGAGCAGAAAGAAGCGCAGGCCGGGCAGGAAACTGGTGAAAAGGTCAAAAGGAAGCGCGGACGCCCACCAGCTGAGAAACTTCCTCCGAATCCCCCTGAACTCACCAGAACACTGAGCACACTGGTAGATATGGTTATCAACTACAAGGACGG GTTGGGTCGACAGATCAGTAAAGGCTTTGTGCAGCTTCCCTCTAAGAAGGAGGTGCCTGAGTACTACGAGCTAATCCGAAAGCCTGTGGACTTCAGAAGGATCAGG GAACGTGTACGTAATCACAAGTACAGAAGTGTGGGAGATTTGGAAAAGGATATTTTCCTCCTGTGTCACAATGCTCAGACTTATAACCTGGAGGGATCTCAG ATCTATGAGGATTCAATTGTCATTAAGTCTGTTTTTGAGAGTGCGAGACAGAGAATCGTCACAGACGAGGAACAGAAAGAGACTGTTAGCACCAGCCACAGCGATAATGGCGGTGGAGCTGACGACCAGTTTTCTCCATCAGCAG TGAAGCCATTGCCAGTGCAGCTTAAGAAAGggaatgaagaggaaagaagcCGAAATGCCATGGCCAAGAGGCTGCACAGTGATTTCGACAGTGATGAGGATCTAGAGGATAACACCACAAAAGATGAAGGTTGA
- the LOC124051251 gene encoding probable global transcription activator SNF2L2 isoform X1, with protein sequence MLKETSSGPSRVRKKTSESCTQEMAAADPDNQPADCSQPETRENGSLEEMDEDISLKKRKSDHHEQKEAQAGQETGEKVKRKRGRPPAEKLPPNPPELTRTLSTLVDMVINYKDGLGRQISKGFVQLPSKKEVPEYYELIRKPVDFRRIRERVRNHKYRSVGDLEKDIFLLCHNAQTYNLEGSQIYEDSIVIKSVFESARQRIVTDEEQKETVSTSHSDNGGGADDQFSPSAVKPLPVQLKKGNEEERSRNAMAKRLHSDFDSDEDLEDNTTKDEG encoded by the exons ATGCTGAAGGAGACAAGCTCGGGGCCTTCCAGAGTCAGGAAAAAGACTTCGGAGAGCTGCACACAGGAGATGG CTGCAGCCGATCCTGATAACCAGCCCGCAGATTGCAGTCAG CCTGAGACAAGAGAGAACGGATCCCTGGAGGAGATGGACGAGGACATCAGTCTGAAGAAACGTAAAAGTGATCATCATGAGCAGAAAGAAGCGCAGGCCGGGCAGGAAACTGGTGAAAAGGTCAAAAGGAAGCGCGGACGCCCACCAGCTGAGAAACTTCCTCCGAATCCCCCTGAACTCACCAGAACACTGAGCACACTGGTAGATATGGTTATCAACTACAAGGACGG GTTGGGTCGACAGATCAGTAAAGGCTTTGTGCAGCTTCCCTCTAAGAAGGAGGTGCCTGAGTACTACGAGCTAATCCGAAAGCCTGTGGACTTCAGAAGGATCAGG GAACGTGTACGTAATCACAAGTACAGAAGTGTGGGAGATTTGGAAAAGGATATTTTCCTCCTGTGTCACAATGCTCAGACTTATAACCTGGAGGGATCTCAG ATCTATGAGGATTCAATTGTCATTAAGTCTGTTTTTGAGAGTGCGAGACAGAGAATCGTCACAGACGAGGAACAGAAAGAGACTGTTAGCACCAGCCACAGCGATAATGGCGGTGGAGCTGACGACCAGTTTTCTCCATCAGCAG TGAAGCCATTGCCAGTGCAGCTTAAGAAAGggaatgaagaggaaagaagcCGAAATGCCATGGCCAAGAGGCTGCACAGTGATTTCGACAGTGATGAGGATCTAGAGGATAACACCACAAAAGATGAAGGTTGA
- the LOC124051251 gene encoding probable global transcription activator SNF2L2 isoform X2 encodes MKRLAARRYAGLLILSPTAAADPDNQPADCSQPETRENGSLEEMDEDISLKKRKSDHHEQKEAQAGQETGEKVKRKRGRPPAEKLPPNPPELTRTLSTLVDMVINYKDGLGRQISKGFVQLPSKKEVPEYYELIRKPVDFRRIRERVRNHKYRSVGDLEKDIFLLCHNAQTYNLEGSQIYEDSIVIKSVFESARQRIVTDEEQKETVSTSHSDNGGGADDQFSPSAVKPLPVQLKKGNEEERSRNAMAKRLHSDFDSDEDLEDNTTKDEG; translated from the exons ATGAAGAGACTAGCAGCTCGCCGCTATGCTGGCTTGCTAATTCTCTCCCCCACAGCTGCAGCCGATCCTGATAACCAGCCCGCAGATTGCAGTCAG CCTGAGACAAGAGAGAACGGATCCCTGGAGGAGATGGACGAGGACATCAGTCTGAAGAAACGTAAAAGTGATCATCATGAGCAGAAAGAAGCGCAGGCCGGGCAGGAAACTGGTGAAAAGGTCAAAAGGAAGCGCGGACGCCCACCAGCTGAGAAACTTCCTCCGAATCCCCCTGAACTCACCAGAACACTGAGCACACTGGTAGATATGGTTATCAACTACAAGGACGG GTTGGGTCGACAGATCAGTAAAGGCTTTGTGCAGCTTCCCTCTAAGAAGGAGGTGCCTGAGTACTACGAGCTAATCCGAAAGCCTGTGGACTTCAGAAGGATCAGG GAACGTGTACGTAATCACAAGTACAGAAGTGTGGGAGATTTGGAAAAGGATATTTTCCTCCTGTGTCACAATGCTCAGACTTATAACCTGGAGGGATCTCAG ATCTATGAGGATTCAATTGTCATTAAGTCTGTTTTTGAGAGTGCGAGACAGAGAATCGTCACAGACGAGGAACAGAAAGAGACTGTTAGCACCAGCCACAGCGATAATGGCGGTGGAGCTGACGACCAGTTTTCTCCATCAGCAG TGAAGCCATTGCCAGTGCAGCTTAAGAAAGggaatgaagaggaaagaagcCGAAATGCCATGGCCAAGAGGCTGCACAGTGATTTCGACAGTGATGAGGATCTAGAGGATAACACCACAAAAGATGAAGGTTGA
- the LOC124051248 gene encoding KN motif and ankyrin repeat domain-containing protein 1-like: protein MAQGSYISRNVSGQLAEECISYYLGNNYNYQSDVDYLKCVDNFQHSTTIKRLNLKRRPRVAINNADKTHGDISSSQWHSAESLPSSCNDDTRLLGMSSTTRGRPPLPPPHGSSLDSKSSRNEGSAMSPTLTESKPQPAARSLVLHRQSPETHKHLDQEVANQPPPQPQPRRRLASFGGVSSPGSVSPFTGLSAYNQNNNGNKPTGTGADVQVHLGSSLGSRGSTGSLRQSPQSSGRSTPVTSLGSVHLQHVRDQMVVALQRLKDLEEQVKIIPILQVKVSVLQEEKRQLVSQLKNQRDNKDINDVILNRADSMERSDNKINEEGLEGIVRSDDTDLREFRQLSGEMQVLERTIKDGHLQAWHGKDHSPLRDKTIKSVTGGTDKVRDITMCKPLKENKYVYTDQVEVRSIATEVSEVNLGIYRQREAELDAQQLVIGTLKERICHLEAELKESALQTEMSRLKLELQAAGARNRTDKASFARPSTVSTGIDARPQTTSKGVGNHTEFRDASTGEATEVKNVGISCCVPELKDVCTGPEVPMSHWEVRERVETLEKGVGNHVFTNTQGVGMEIRLRDAETNTEAPVENLGSKKGKVSYNSVACGDCSIDVIIYEAKEVVSQSIATDQVRGVDLGIMASPQTASQRTNTVSSSVSRFTNTRHAFNTDSSTNTVLNTKDKHTNTTQTVTRTVSAGNRVQDMKCTPETCTVGVGTGNLQSVIKQTLGSVRKVTRDTGVGFTNINENFLVGLKTRNMASGPSHLPDPIKTRSIGVGEGRIRNLSVSSSKPGQMFQQPVQSQWDPELNHYIEKMHRLLKEHGDLLTEDYTPQRDGIILQHSNQEASSKLSCNNRAAAQGGTEVLPLDAHSAVSREFQPPSQYHADSFKCDKANPGMCQQGGSDSEVKRMIQMLEQQASTALQDRSTNAGVLQSVTKKQNSDQGCGSNRKSMKFLRVTTGLDPMLSYEFSSSEKAHSEEVERRGNKKIREASQDGTQVRKVKGGSNKGSKGSARSHIQQRCKLSEKMFSACQALKMHLSDETNLSSRELNDCLQTLRQEWFSVSSHKSAAPDTVEDYLSAFRVISPSVLQHIANMADGNGNTALHYSVSHSNFGIVKKLLDAEVCNVNQQNKAGYTPIMLAALAAVESPEDMRVVEQLFTKGDVNAKASQAGQTALMLAVSHGRMDMVQALLARGAEVNLQDDEGSTALMCASEHGHADIVRLLLAQPDCDATLTDSDESTALSIALEAGHNDIAVLLYARANFSKGQTGAAARHSGKCLSSSAGRNFFE from the exons ATGGCTCAGGGCAGTTACATCTCAAGAAATGTATCAG GTCAACTCGCTGAAGAGTGCATTTCTTACTACTTGGGGAATAACTACAATTATCAGTCGGATGTGGACTACCTCAAGTGTGTGGACAATTTTCAACACAGCACCACCATTAAGCGATTAAATCTTAAGAGGAGGCCCAGAGTGGCCATCAATAATGCGGACAAAACACATGGTGACATTTCATCCAGCCAGTGGCATTCTGCAGAATCCTTGCCATCATCTTGCAATGATGATACACGACTACTGGGTATGTCTTCTACAACCAGAGGTCGACCTCCTTTACCTCCACCACATGGTTCCTCATTGGATAGCAAATCGTCTAGGAATGAAGGATCAGCAATGTCTCCCACCCTTACTGAGTCAAAGCCTCAGCCTGCTGCACGATCTCTTGTCTTGCACAGACAAAGCCCCGAGACCCATAAACACTTGGATCAGGAGGTGGCGAACCAGCCTCCACCTCAGCCCCAACCCCGTCGACGACTGGCCAGCTTTGGAGGGGTAAGCTCCCCTGGGTCAGTTTCCCCCTTTACTGGCTTGAGTGCATATAATCAGAATAACAATGGGAACAAGCCCACTGGCACAGGAGCTGATGTGCAGGTCCACCTTGGTTCATCCCTGGGCAGTAGAGGCAGCACAGGATCCCTTAGACAAAGCCCACAAAGTTCTGGTAGATCCACTCCAGTTACAAGTCTTGGCTCTGTGCACCTTCAACATGTCCGTGACCAAATGGTTGTAGCTCTGCAGAGGCTGAAGGATCTAGAAGAGCAAGTGAAAATCATCCCCATTCTCCAGGTCAAAGTTTCAGTCCTTCAGGAGGAAAAGAGGCAACTGGTATCTCAGCTCAAGAACCAGAGAGACAACAAGGACATAAATGATGTCATCCTGAATAGAGCAGATAGCATGGAAAGGTCTGACAACAAGATAAATGAAGAAGGACTTGAGGGCATAGTGAGAAGTGACGACACTGACCTCCGGGAGTTCAGGCAACTGTCTGGTGAGATGCAGGTATTGGAAAGAACTATCAAGGATGGACATTTGCAAGCATGGCATGGAAAAGATCATAGCCCACTGCGTGACAAGACAATCAAGTCAGTCACAGGGGGTACTGATAAAGTTAGAGATATTACAATGTGTAAgccattaaaagaaaacaaatatgtgtaCACTGATCAAGTAGAGGTGAGGTCCATTGCAACAGAAGTGTCTGAAGTTAATCTTGGAATTTACAGACAAAGGGAAGCAGAGCTTGATGCCCAGCAACTAGTAATTGGTACCTTGAAGGAGAGAATTTGCCACTTAGAAGCAGAGTTGAAAGAATCAGCTCTCCAGACAGAGATGAGCCGTCTAAAACTGGAGCTTCAGGCTGCTGGTGCTAGGAATCGAACTGATAAAGCCTCATTTGCTAGGCCATCCACTGTGAGCACAGGCATCGATGCAAGGCCTCAAACCACAAGCAAAGGAGTGGGTAATCACACAGAGTTCCGAGATGCCAGCACAGGGGAGGCAACAGAGGTGAAGAATGTGGGCATATCTTGTTGTGTACCTGAGCTGAAGGATGTTTGCACAGGACCAGAGGTACCCATGAGCCACTGGGAGGTCAGGGAGCGAGTGGAGACCTTAGAAAAGGGTGTGGGGAACCatgttttcacaaacacacaaggagtTGGGATGGAAATAAGGTTACGTGATGCAGAAACCAACACAGAGGCACCAGTAGAGAATCTAGGGTCTAAGAAAGGAAAGGTCAGTTATAATTCGGTGGCTTGTGGGGACTGTTCTATTGATGTGATCATCTACGAGGCAAAGGAAGTGGTTTCTCAAAGTATTGCCACAGATCAAGTCAGAGGAGTGGATCTTGGAATCATGGCATCACCCCAGACAGCTTCTCAGCGTACCAACACTGTATCCAGTTCAGTGTCTCGCTTTACCAACACCAGACATGCCTTCAACACAGACTCCAGCACTAACACTGTCCTAAATACCaaagacaagcacacaaacaccactcagaCTGTTACCAGGACAGTGTCAGCAGGCAACAGGGTCCAAGATATGAAATGCACTCCAGAGACCTGCACAGTTGGTGTAGGAACTGGAAATCTGCAAAGTGTCATAAAGCAAACACTAGGGTCAGTCCGCAAGGTAACTAGAGACACTGGTGTAGGATTCACCAACATTAACGAGAATTTCCTGGTTGGGCTGAAAACCCGTAATATGGCCTCTGGACCATCCCATCTGCCAGACCCAATCAAGACAAGGAGCATCGGTGTAGGTGAGGGGAGGATACGGAATTTGTCCGTTTCATCCAGTAAACCTGGTCAGATGTTCCAGCAACCTGTACAGTCCCAGTGGGATCCCGAGCTGAACCATTACATAGAGAAGATGCATAGGCTTCTCAAGGAGCATGGGGACCTGCTCACAGAGGACTACACTCCCCAGAGGGACGGGATCATCCTGCAGCATAGTAATCAAGAAGCCAGCTCCAAACTGTCCTGTAAtaacagagctgcagcacaagGAGGAACAGAAGTACTTCCTTTAGACGCTCATTCAGCAG TCAGCAGAGAGTTTCAGCCTCCATCTCAGTATCATGCTGATTCTTTCAAGTGTGACAAAGCAAACCCAGGAATGTGCCAACAGGGTGGCAGTGATTCAGAGGTCAAAAGAATGATACAGATGTTAGAACAACAGGCATCAACAGCTCTGCAAG ACAGGTCAACTAACGCCGGTGTGCTTCAATCTGTGACGAAGAAACAGAATAGTGACCAGGGCTGTGGCAGCAACAGGAAGAGCATGAAGTTTTTGAGGGTGACCACAGG ATTGGACCCCATGTTGTCTTATGAGTTCTCCTCCAGTGAAAAGGCTCACTCTGAGGAAGtagaaagaagaggaaacaaaaaaatcaggGAAGCTTCTCAAGATGGAACGCAAGTCAGAAAGGTCAAAGGTGGCTCCAACAAGGGCTCGAAAGGGTCTGCAAGATCACATATACAACAGAG ATGCAAGTTAagtgaaaagatgttttctgcTTGTCAAGCCTTAAAGATGCATCTGAGTGATGAGACAAATCTATCCAGCAGAGAGCTG AACGACTGTCTCCAAACACTCCGGCAGGAATGGTTCTCTGTGTCCAGCCACAAGTCAGCGGCCCCCGACACAGTGGAGGACTACTTGTCTGCTTTTCGGGTCATTTCACCGTCAGTATTACAGCATATAGCTAATATGGCTGATGGCAATGGAAATACAGCTTTGCACTACAGCGTGTCTCACTCCAATTTTGGCATTGTCAAGAAATTGCTTGATGCAG AGGTGTGTAACGTGAATCAACAGAACAAAGCAGGTTACACTCCCATCATGCTGGCTGCGCTTGCAGCTGTGGAAAGTCCCGAGGATATGAGAGTTGTGGAGCAGCTCTTCACAAAAGGAGACGTCAATGCCAAGGCCAGCCAG GCTGGTCAGACAGCTCTGATGCTGGCTGTGAGCCACGGCAGGATGGACATGGTGCAGGCGCTCTTGGCACGTGGGGCAGAGGTCAACCTCCAGGATGACGAGGGCTCCACGGCGCTGATGTGTGCAAGCGAGCACGGCCACGCTGATATTGTTAGACTGCTGTTGGCCCAACCAGACTGCGATGCCACCCTGACTGACAGT gatGAAAGCACAGCTCTGTCCATTGCACTGGAGGCAGGACATAACGACATTGCAGTGCTCCTTTACGCCCGTGCTAACTTCTCCAAAGGACAGACTGGG GCAGCTGCTCGTCACAGTGGCAAGTGTCTCTCCTCATCTGCGGGCAGAAATTTCTTTGAATGA